A stretch of Microbulbifer bruguierae DNA encodes these proteins:
- a CDS encoding AraC family transcriptional regulator yields the protein MSTLIRATNLWGYDDLVRIRGGDPQPLLRRHRIAPAEFRDDESFLIFRDMAALLEDTAATLGYPEFGLKLAEFQGMDILGPISVIARSSSTVGTALESIARYLHLHCPALALNRTLEGAPHQRVIKFDYSINDDEIGTGVQTYELGLANAMQVMKLLCGEDFAPLGVFLMHAPMAGKQTYGEIFQCQVHFHQVWYGFYLPASVYSIPLSSVDHQTWQLAEHFLNSQKTPNASTITEDVVRLIRGLLPTGQCDSDAVAASLSMHKRTLQRRLAGEKTTFEQLLAEERQKLARDYLSETNLKLSQIAGLLGYSEQSALNRACRDWFGTTPRALRAHLLNQP from the coding sequence ATGAGCACGCTGATCCGCGCAACGAACCTGTGGGGATACGATGATCTGGTGAGAATCCGCGGTGGCGACCCGCAGCCACTGCTGAGGAGACACCGGATAGCACCAGCGGAATTCCGGGATGACGAGTCATTCCTGATCTTCCGGGATATGGCCGCGCTGCTCGAGGACACCGCGGCGACGCTGGGCTACCCTGAATTCGGCCTGAAGCTGGCGGAATTCCAGGGCATGGATATCCTCGGACCCATTTCCGTGATCGCCCGCAGTTCATCCACCGTAGGAACCGCTCTCGAGAGCATCGCGCGCTATCTCCATCTGCACTGCCCTGCGCTGGCACTGAACCGGACTCTGGAAGGCGCTCCCCATCAACGGGTTATCAAATTCGATTACAGCATCAATGACGATGAGATAGGCACCGGTGTTCAGACCTACGAACTGGGCCTCGCCAATGCGATGCAGGTGATGAAGTTACTGTGCGGTGAAGATTTCGCGCCGCTCGGTGTTTTCCTGATGCACGCGCCCATGGCAGGTAAGCAGACATACGGAGAAATCTTCCAGTGCCAGGTCCACTTCCATCAGGTCTGGTACGGTTTTTACCTGCCTGCCTCTGTGTACTCGATTCCACTGTCCAGCGTTGATCACCAGACCTGGCAACTGGCGGAACACTTTCTGAATTCACAGAAGACGCCCAACGCGAGCACAATTACGGAAGATGTGGTCCGGTTGATCCGAGGTCTTCTGCCCACCGGTCAGTGCGACAGTGATGCCGTCGCCGCCTCCCTGTCGATGCACAAACGCACCCTGCAGCGCAGACTCGCCGGGGAAAAGACCACGTTCGAACAGTTGCTCGCAGAAGAGCGACAGAAACTGGCCAGGGACTATTTGTCAGAAACGAATCTTAAGCTCAGCCAGATTGCCGGACTGCTCGGCTATTCAGAACAATCCGCGCTAAACCGGGCCTGTAGGGACTGGTTCGGCACCACGCCCCGTGCGCTCCGCGCCCACCTGCTGAACCAACCGTGA
- a CDS encoding FAD-dependent oxidoreductase — MSEFRVWECQICGWLYDEAKGSPDDGIPPGTRWEDIPDDWNCPECGASKGEFEMLAIAGGAPAHADQSSNHRGSTPVETPTQSPVQPTASRIWECMVCGWVYDEAKGAPEEGIAPGTRWEDIPEDWTCPECGVGKEDFDMVLVSQPQAVAPPSPAAVQLDDTDPLVIIGSGLAGYHLAKEFRKLDQRTPITIITGDDGTFYSKPLLSASLAHGKTPQQLATASAEDMARELNAEILVHTHVTNLERDARLLTLVSDSGGIRAELRYSRLVFATGASCASLPPIEGDGLARLFQINNLSDYHRFRTALTNRKRVLLIGAGLIGCEFANDLIQAGLEVEVVDLQPWPLANLLPEAAGRDLQQRLEQAGVRFHFGAGVSRLTRTATGLQAELADGSSIDADIALAALGLAANTGLAAAAGITVNRGIVTDRTLQTSDANVFALGDCAEVDGHSLYYVAPLTQSARALAQTLSGTPTPVRYGCLPVAVKTTLRPTVVCPPKPGQQGAWQVSANSDGVSAEFVDADGNLRGFALTGSAITQRETLSSRCLPLMD, encoded by the coding sequence ATGTCCGAGTTTCGCGTTTGGGAATGCCAGATCTGTGGCTGGCTGTATGATGAGGCCAAAGGCTCTCCGGATGACGGTATCCCCCCCGGCACCCGCTGGGAAGATATTCCCGACGACTGGAACTGCCCGGAGTGCGGCGCCAGCAAAGGTGAATTCGAGATGCTCGCGATTGCCGGCGGCGCGCCCGCCCACGCAGACCAGAGCAGCAATCACCGCGGCAGTACGCCAGTAGAAACGCCAACCCAGTCCCCAGTTCAGCCCACGGCCAGTCGCATCTGGGAGTGTATGGTGTGTGGCTGGGTGTACGACGAGGCCAAGGGTGCACCGGAAGAAGGCATTGCCCCAGGTACCCGCTGGGAAGACATCCCGGAGGACTGGACCTGCCCGGAATGTGGCGTGGGCAAGGAAGATTTCGATATGGTGCTGGTGAGCCAGCCGCAAGCGGTTGCCCCGCCATCGCCCGCAGCGGTACAACTGGATGACACCGATCCCCTGGTCATTATCGGCAGTGGCCTCGCCGGTTACCACCTGGCGAAAGAATTCCGCAAGCTCGACCAACGCACGCCGATCACCATCATCACCGGAGACGATGGCACCTTCTATTCCAAACCCCTGCTCTCCGCCTCCCTGGCCCACGGCAAGACACCGCAACAGCTGGCCACTGCCAGCGCCGAAGACATGGCACGGGAGCTGAATGCGGAAATACTGGTGCACACCCATGTAACCAATCTGGAGCGCGACGCGCGACTGCTGACCCTGGTGTCTGACAGCGGCGGCATCCGTGCTGAACTGCGCTACAGCCGCCTGGTGTTTGCCACCGGTGCCAGCTGTGCCTCACTTCCCCCGATCGAAGGCGATGGCCTTGCGCGCCTGTTCCAGATCAACAATCTCAGCGACTACCACCGCTTCCGCACTGCACTGACCAACCGTAAACGGGTACTGCTGATCGGTGCCGGTTTGATCGGCTGCGAATTTGCCAACGACCTGATCCAGGCGGGGCTGGAGGTAGAGGTAGTGGACCTGCAGCCGTGGCCACTGGCAAACCTGCTGCCGGAAGCCGCTGGGCGCGACCTGCAACAGCGCCTGGAACAGGCCGGGGTGCGCTTCCATTTTGGTGCCGGCGTATCCCGTCTCACCCGCACCGCAACAGGTCTGCAGGCGGAGCTGGCCGACGGCAGCAGCATCGATGCCGATATTGCCCTCGCCGCCCTGGGACTGGCGGCAAATACCGGACTGGCTGCCGCCGCCGGTATTACCGTCAATCGTGGCATCGTCACCGATCGCACGCTTCAGACCAGCGATGCCAACGTCTTCGCACTGGGCGACTGCGCTGAAGTAGACGGTCATAGCCTCTACTATGTGGCCCCTCTCACCCAGAGTGCCCGCGCCCTGGCACAGACACTGAGCGGTACTCCCACCCCGGTACGCTACGGCTGCCTGCCGGTTGCGGTCAAAACCACCCTGCGCCCCACCGTTGTCTGCCCGCCAAAGCCAGGCCAGCAAGGCGCGTGGCAGGTGAGTGCCAACAGCGATGGGGTGAGTGCGGAGTTCGTCGATGCCGACGGCAACCTGCGGGGCTTCGCTCTCACCGGCAGCGCCATCACCCAACGGGAAACCCTCAGCAGCCGATGTCTGCCGCTGATGGACTGA
- a CDS encoding phosphonate ABC transporter ATP-binding protein, which yields MIATLRNVQVAYPASTGGDPGRGLEEINLALRGGEHVAIIGPSGAGKSTLLRLLATAQRPSAGYITLADCNPWGLGTRARQRLRTRIGLIQQSPPLPPRQRVVTAISASRTGQWPLWKSLANLAYPLDMANIARELSKLDLSDKIFQRCGQLSGGELQRAAIARTLYQRAEIILADEPVSAMDPVLAEHTLDLLNRECRQYNATLVVSLHNLQLALKYFPRVIGLRHGRIQFDKAAAEISQHELDALYANEQLRPTAVAHAAAWSDNRSRC from the coding sequence GTGATCGCAACGCTGCGCAATGTGCAGGTAGCTTATCCCGCATCCACAGGTGGAGATCCGGGGCGAGGTCTGGAGGAGATCAATCTCGCGCTGCGGGGCGGCGAGCATGTTGCCATCATAGGGCCTTCCGGAGCAGGCAAAAGTACCTTACTGCGGCTGCTTGCAACCGCGCAGCGACCTTCCGCCGGTTATATCACGCTCGCCGACTGCAATCCCTGGGGACTCGGCACACGCGCGCGTCAGCGGTTGCGCACCCGTATTGGACTGATTCAGCAGTCCCCACCACTGCCGCCGCGCCAGCGGGTAGTTACCGCGATTAGTGCCAGCCGCACCGGGCAGTGGCCGCTGTGGAAAAGCCTGGCCAACCTTGCCTATCCCCTGGATATGGCAAACATTGCGCGGGAACTCAGTAAGCTGGACCTGAGTGACAAGATTTTCCAGCGCTGCGGCCAGCTCTCCGGAGGGGAGTTGCAGCGTGCCGCCATCGCCCGCACTCTTTACCAGCGCGCGGAAATCATCCTCGCGGACGAGCCGGTATCCGCTATGGACCCGGTATTGGCTGAACACACACTGGATCTGCTGAACCGGGAATGCCGGCAATACAATGCCACTCTGGTCGTCAGCCTGCACAATCTGCAACTCGCGCTCAAGTACTTTCCCCGGGTGATCGGCCTGCGCCATGGGCGCATCCAGTTCGACAAGGCGGCGGCGGAAATCAGCCAACATGAGTTGGACGCACTTTACGCCAACGAACAATTGCGCCCGACGGCAGTTGCTCATGCCGCAGCCTGGTCCGATAACAGGTCCCGCTGCTAA
- a CDS encoding flavin reductase family protein: protein MTVSHKPTTAATEASSDTATQSPAERSRALRDTLGQFATGVTVITTLDTAGQPVGMTVNSFNSVSLDPALILWSIDRSSLSYTAFTECERFAVHVLKGDQQHVSNLFAGRGADKFGQVKWHSGPGGIPQLDDCAALFHCRRTQNIEGGDHTILLAEVLEFAASGGEPLVFHRGRYRALAGE from the coding sequence ATGACGGTATCCCACAAGCCCACCACCGCCGCCACTGAAGCCAGTTCAGACACCGCGACCCAGTCTCCCGCTGAGCGCAGCCGCGCACTGCGCGACACCCTGGGCCAATTCGCTACCGGCGTCACCGTCATCACCACGCTCGATACCGCCGGGCAGCCGGTGGGTATGACCGTCAACAGTTTCAATTCCGTCTCCCTGGATCCGGCGCTGATTCTCTGGAGCATTGACCGCAGCTCTCTCAGCTACACCGCATTCACCGAATGTGAGCGCTTTGCCGTACATGTGCTCAAGGGCGACCAGCAACATGTATCCAATCTGTTTGCAGGCCGCGGTGCCGACAAGTTCGGCCAGGTGAAGTGGCACAGCGGACCCGGCGGCATCCCACAGCTGGACGACTGTGCCGCCCTGTTCCACTGCCGCCGCACCCAGAATATCGAAGGCGGTGACCACACCATCCTGCTCGCAGAAGTACTGGAATTCGCCGCCAGCGGCGGAGAACCCCTGGTATTCCATCGCGGTCGCTACCGCGCCCTGGCCGGCGAATAA
- a CDS encoding flavin-containing monooxygenase yields the protein MSAMHSEIIIIGAGLSGIGTACHIAAEHPDKSIAILERRENMGGTWDLFRYPGIRSDSDMASFGFNFNPWYSDKVLAKGKDIREYVADTARQFGLYDKVRYGLKIVSADWSDADQRWTLKALHEASAETRTFTCDFLVNCAGYYNFDQGYRPRFDGEEAFKGDIVHPQHWPQDFDYTGKKVVVIGSGATAITVVPAMAEKASKVTMLQRSPSYIMAVPDTDKLSILLNKFLPKKWVFKLTRLRNVLLQRGLYLACQRWPDAMRKLLLSQVRKRVGPDFDMRHFSPNYKPWEQRLCAAPDGDFFDVLRSGKADIATDHIDHFTENGIVLKSGQHLDADVIVTATGLDVQLMGDLQVKLNGNTVDLPQKMTYKGILIEDIPNYLWIFGYTNAPWTLKSDIGGRYFCRLLSHMKKRGFSVARAVDRENNGTGTGMLDAFAPGYISRARDRMPRQGRGGPWKVTMHYGQDKKMLTQDAVDDGVLQFESAAAAVPAQEPDLKAIA from the coding sequence ATGTCAGCGATGCATAGTGAGATCATCATCATCGGCGCCGGGCTATCCGGCATTGGTACTGCCTGCCATATTGCGGCAGAGCACCCGGATAAAAGCATTGCCATTCTCGAACGCCGGGAAAATATGGGCGGGACCTGGGATCTGTTCCGCTACCCGGGTATTCGCTCGGACTCGGATATGGCGAGCTTCGGTTTCAACTTCAATCCCTGGTATTCCGACAAGGTGTTGGCCAAGGGCAAAGACATCCGTGAGTACGTCGCGGATACCGCGCGGCAGTTCGGCCTCTACGACAAGGTGCGCTACGGCCTGAAAATAGTCAGCGCTGACTGGTCCGACGCCGACCAGCGCTGGACCCTGAAGGCGCTACATGAGGCGTCAGCAGAAACCAGGACCTTTACCTGTGATTTCCTGGTGAACTGCGCTGGTTATTACAATTTTGACCAGGGATACCGCCCGCGTTTCGACGGTGAGGAAGCCTTCAAGGGCGACATCGTGCACCCGCAACACTGGCCGCAGGACTTCGATTACACCGGCAAGAAAGTGGTGGTTATCGGCAGCGGCGCCACCGCCATTACTGTGGTGCCGGCGATGGCGGAAAAGGCGTCGAAGGTTACCATGCTACAGCGCTCACCCAGTTACATCATGGCGGTGCCGGATACCGACAAACTGTCCATTCTGCTGAATAAATTCCTGCCCAAAAAATGGGTATTCAAATTGACGCGGTTGCGCAATGTATTGCTGCAGCGTGGACTCTATCTGGCGTGTCAGCGCTGGCCCGACGCCATGCGCAAACTGTTGTTGTCGCAGGTGCGCAAGCGGGTGGGCCCGGATTTCGACATGCGCCATTTCTCCCCGAACTACAAGCCCTGGGAGCAGCGCCTGTGTGCGGCGCCGGATGGCGATTTCTTTGATGTTCTCCGTTCGGGCAAGGCCGATATTGCCACGGACCATATCGACCACTTCACCGAAAATGGCATTGTGCTGAAATCCGGCCAACACCTGGACGCGGATGTGATTGTGACTGCGACTGGTCTGGATGTGCAGCTGATGGGTGATCTGCAGGTGAAGCTGAATGGCAACACCGTCGATCTGCCACAGAAAATGACCTACAAGGGCATTCTGATCGAGGATATCCCCAATTATCTGTGGATTTTCGGTTACACCAACGCGCCCTGGACCCTGAAAAGCGATATCGGTGGCCGCTACTTCTGCCGACTGTTGTCGCATATGAAGAAACGTGGATTCTCCGTAGCGCGTGCGGTGGACCGCGAAAACAACGGCACTGGCACCGGTATGCTGGACGCCTTCGCCCCGGGTTATATCAGCCGCGCCAGGGATCGCATGCCGCGACAGGGGCGTGGCGGTCCGTGGAAGGTGACTATGCACTACGGCCAGGACAAAAAAATGCTTACCCAGGATGCGGTGGACGATGGCGTACTGCAATTTGAATCGGCTGCAGCGGCTGTTCCGGCGCAGGAACCGGATCTCAAGGCGATTGCCTGA
- a CDS encoding putative selenate ABC transporter substrate-binding protein, protein MKLQTKIPRRRNRSASFFASLLLLPITLLFGSAAIAEEITGEEKSQQVLRVSAIPDEAPTELQRKFKPLGQYLEQQLGMAVRFVPVTDYAAVVQGLAADKVDLAWLGGFTFVQARLQTGNAIPLVQRERDRNFTSKFISADPAVKTLQDLKGKSFVFGSISSTSGSLMPRYFMAKDGIKPETFFSRVAYSGAHDATAAWVQAGKADAGVLNAAVWDKLVASGKVDTSRVRVLATTPPYFDYNWTVRGDLAPELTAKIKAAFLALDPQIPQHKTILELQAAERFIETAPENYQSIEDAARSVGLLK, encoded by the coding sequence TTGAAACTGCAAACAAAAATCCCCCGCCGCAGAAACCGCAGCGCCAGTTTCTTTGCCAGCCTGTTGCTGTTGCCGATTACACTGTTGTTCGGCTCTGCGGCAATTGCCGAAGAAATCACCGGTGAAGAAAAATCGCAGCAAGTTCTGCGCGTCTCCGCCATTCCCGATGAAGCCCCCACCGAACTGCAGCGAAAATTCAAACCCTTGGGACAATATCTGGAACAACAACTCGGCATGGCGGTGCGATTCGTTCCGGTCACCGATTACGCCGCGGTTGTGCAGGGCCTGGCCGCCGACAAAGTCGATCTGGCTTGGCTGGGTGGTTTCACTTTTGTACAGGCTCGCCTGCAAACCGGCAATGCCATCCCTCTGGTACAGCGGGAGCGGGACAGAAACTTCACCAGTAAATTCATCAGTGCTGATCCTGCGGTAAAAACCCTTCAGGACCTGAAGGGTAAAAGTTTTGTGTTTGGTTCCATTTCCTCCACCTCTGGCAGCCTGATGCCCCGCTACTTTATGGCGAAAGACGGCATAAAACCGGAAACTTTTTTCAGCCGCGTCGCCTACTCCGGTGCCCACGATGCCACGGCTGCCTGGGTACAGGCTGGCAAGGCCGATGCCGGCGTACTTAATGCCGCAGTGTGGGACAAACTGGTGGCGAGTGGCAAAGTAGATACCAGCCGGGTACGGGTACTCGCCACAACCCCGCCCTACTTCGATTACAACTGGACGGTACGCGGCGACCTCGCTCCGGAACTGACTGCGAAAATCAAGGCCGCGTTCCTTGCGCTGGATCCGCAAATACCACAGCACAAAACAATCCTCGAGCTGCAAGCGGCGGAGCGCTTTATCGAAACCGCACCGGAGAATTATCAATCCATTGAAGATGCGGCGCGTTCGGTAGGACTGCTGAAGTGA
- a CDS encoding alpha/beta hydrolase: MNRKDNLKPPVLLIHGMWGTAEAMREVGAAFSAEGYVVEALTLPHHAAKCGYDTAARARLARTRLQDYVDFIIARIKTLDAAPILVGHSMGALLAQLVAARVPCERLVLLSSAAPGGINSWSWSMIRTLGRNLLLFPMWLRVTELRADNIRYGVANSQSAATQQQILDMSTYESGMATFQIGVGGLLPGGFSRLDTRAIQCPILIIGGSEDRITPPGIQRRIAALYGGRARLVEIPGACHWTIGGTHFPEVRAAIFGWLASD, translated from the coding sequence GTGAATAGAAAAGACAATCTCAAACCGCCGGTGCTGTTGATCCACGGTATGTGGGGCACCGCAGAAGCGATGCGCGAGGTGGGTGCGGCATTTTCGGCGGAAGGTTATGTGGTTGAGGCGCTCACGTTGCCGCATCACGCCGCCAAATGCGGATACGACACCGCCGCGAGGGCACGGCTCGCGCGCACCAGGCTGCAGGACTATGTGGACTTCATCATCGCCAGGATAAAAACACTCGACGCTGCGCCGATCCTTGTAGGGCATTCCATGGGTGCGCTGCTGGCGCAGTTGGTGGCGGCACGGGTGCCCTGTGAGAGGCTGGTACTGTTGTCCTCGGCAGCCCCTGGCGGTATCAACAGCTGGAGCTGGTCCATGATCCGCACGCTGGGGCGTAATCTGTTGCTGTTTCCCATGTGGCTACGGGTTACCGAATTGCGCGCGGACAATATCCGTTACGGGGTTGCCAACTCCCAAAGTGCTGCAACCCAGCAGCAGATTCTGGACATGTCCACCTACGAATCGGGTATGGCGACATTCCAGATTGGTGTTGGCGGCTTGTTGCCCGGCGGCTTTTCCCGGCTGGATACCCGGGCGATACAGTGCCCGATACTAATCATCGGCGGCAGTGAAGACCGTATAACGCCTCCAGGGATTCAGCGGCGTATTGCGGCCCTTTACGGCGGGCGCGCGCGCCTGGTGGAAATTCCTGGCGCCTGTCACTGGACCATCGGCGGCACACATTTTCCGGAGGTTCGTGCGGCGATATTCGGTTGGCTTGCGAGCGATTGA
- a CDS encoding glycerophosphodiester phosphodiesterase: MYSTDTLFCFAHRGYPKRATENTLQAITHALEFDIDGIEIDVWNVGGELLVKHDRRLGRLLAGQELLIDMAPAILRQMLLPGGEQVPTLREVLELVGNHVQLNIELKGPNCAALAARELESYISDSGACYEQYILSSFDHRQVYECLKLIPPVRRGVLIDGVPLDLAACAEPLEAYSLHLSLDFVCPEIVADGRRRGLKSYVYTVNNAHDLSLMAAMGVDGVFTDEPQLVMDYNTAKAAEMIAQRQVEQFSNFNPPG, translated from the coding sequence ATGTACAGTACTGACACCCTTTTCTGTTTCGCCCACCGCGGCTACCCCAAACGGGCCACAGAAAACACCCTACAGGCCATTACCCACGCACTGGAATTCGATATCGATGGCATCGAGATCGACGTGTGGAATGTGGGTGGGGAGTTGTTGGTCAAGCACGACCGTCGTCTCGGACGCCTGCTCGCCGGCCAGGAACTGCTGATTGACATGGCCCCGGCGATACTGCGCCAGATGCTGTTGCCCGGCGGCGAACAGGTGCCAACCCTGAGGGAAGTACTGGAACTGGTGGGCAACCATGTACAGCTCAATATCGAACTGAAAGGTCCCAATTGCGCAGCTCTGGCAGCGCGGGAGCTGGAGTCCTATATCAGCGACAGCGGCGCCTGTTACGAGCAATACATTCTGTCGTCCTTCGACCACCGCCAGGTCTACGAATGCCTGAAGCTGATTCCCCCGGTGCGCAGGGGTGTGCTGATCGATGGTGTGCCACTGGACCTGGCCGCCTGCGCCGAGCCGCTAGAAGCCTATTCGCTGCACCTGAGCCTCGACTTCGTGTGCCCGGAAATCGTCGCTGATGGGCGCCGCCGCGGTCTCAAGAGTTACGTCTACACGGTAAATAACGCTCACGACCTCAGCCTGATGGCAGCGATGGGCGTGGATGGTGTGTTTACCGATGAACCACAGCTGGTGATGGACTACAACACGGCCAAGGCCGCAGAAATGATCGCACAGCGTCAGGTGGAACAATTCAGCAATTTCAATCCACCGGGCTGA
- the selD gene encoding selenide, water dikinase SelD, producing MNASTEATLPIRLTQYSHGAGCGCKISPAVLDQILAGSGSQLSDSRLWVGNDSRDDAAVYALDNERGVVSTTDFFMPIVDDPYDFGRIAATNAISDIYAMGADPLMAIAILGWPVNVLPPEVAREVIRGGRAVCDAAGIPLAGGHSIDAPEPIFGLAVTGVVEKRWLKRNDTASAGCRLYLTKPLGIGVLTTAEKQGKLREEDTGTARDLMCTLNRPGSRFARISAVAAMTDVTGFGLLGHLVEMADGSGLTARLNYRAVPRIANVEHYLELGCIPGGTGRNFASYGHRVELTDESYLPLLADPQTSGGLLIAVEPDGEAEFLAAARALDLQLSPIGELVARNGGERDVAVIVT from the coding sequence ATGAACGCCAGCACCGAAGCAACCTTACCGATCCGCCTGACCCAATACAGCCATGGTGCCGGCTGCGGCTGCAAGATTTCCCCGGCAGTGCTCGATCAGATCCTCGCCGGCAGCGGCTCGCAACTGTCTGATTCCAGACTTTGGGTGGGCAACGACTCGCGGGACGATGCCGCGGTTTACGCGCTGGACAATGAGCGTGGCGTCGTATCGACCACCGATTTTTTCATGCCCATCGTCGACGATCCCTATGACTTCGGCCGTATCGCGGCCACCAATGCCATCAGCGACATCTACGCCATGGGCGCCGATCCGCTGATGGCGATCGCCATTCTGGGGTGGCCGGTGAATGTATTGCCGCCGGAAGTAGCGCGGGAAGTCATTCGCGGCGGCCGCGCGGTGTGTGACGCGGCGGGTATTCCGCTAGCTGGCGGTCACTCCATCGACGCACCCGAACCCATCTTTGGCCTTGCGGTAACCGGTGTCGTGGAAAAGCGCTGGCTCAAACGCAACGACACAGCCAGCGCAGGCTGTCGCCTGTATCTCACCAAACCGCTGGGGATCGGCGTTCTGACTACGGCCGAGAAACAAGGCAAGCTGCGCGAAGAGGATACCGGTACCGCCCGCGACCTGATGTGCACCCTCAACCGTCCCGGCAGCCGTTTCGCCCGCATATCTGCGGTAGCTGCCATGACCGACGTCACCGGCTTTGGCCTGCTCGGTCATCTGGTGGAAATGGCGGACGGCAGCGGCCTCACTGCACGGCTCAATTACCGAGCGGTACCGCGCATCGCCAACGTGGAGCACTACCTCGAACTCGGCTGTATCCCGGGAGGCACCGGGCGTAATTTCGCCAGCTATGGCCACCGAGTAGAGCTGACAGATGAATCCTACCTGCCACTGCTTGCGGACCCGCAGACCAGCGGCGGTCTGCTGATCGCCGTCGAGCCGGACGGCGAAGCAGAATTTCTCGCCGCAGCGCGCGCACTCGACCTGCAGCTGTCACCCATTGGTGAACTGGTTGCGCGCAATGGCGGCGAGCGAGACGTTGCGGTAATCGTCACATGA
- the mnmH gene encoding tRNA 2-selenouridine(34) synthase MnmH, with protein MSEDDANNQSDHNSNRSDTANYREIFLHDLPLIDTRAPVEFNKGSFPNAVNLPLMTDVERQKVGTCYKQKGQQAAIVLGHELVSGEIKNARVAAWAAFARAHPEGYLFCFRGGLRSRISQQWLAQAGVDYPRISGGYKAMRTFLIEEIESAVRECRFTIVGGMTGTGKTEVLAQLDNAVDLEGHANHRGSSFGKKATPQPSQIGFENALAIDFLKRRNAGQQQFVLEDESRLIGRCSLPLSLHQGMRTYPLVWLDDALESRIERILKDYVIDLCAEFVSLHGEVEGRQLFAVTLRQNLANITRRLGGERFRELDSMMQDALKQQLAHDTVDLHRHWITALLRDYYDPMYVYQLAQKGDRIVFRGNQRDVVAFLRAQYEEG; from the coding sequence ATGAGTGAAGACGACGCGAACAATCAAAGCGATCACAACAGCAACCGGAGCGACACCGCCAACTACCGGGAAATATTTCTGCACGACCTGCCGCTAATCGATACCCGCGCACCAGTGGAGTTCAATAAGGGCTCCTTTCCCAACGCCGTCAATCTGCCACTGATGACCGATGTCGAGCGCCAGAAAGTGGGCACCTGCTACAAGCAAAAAGGCCAGCAGGCAGCCATCGTCCTCGGTCACGAATTGGTGAGTGGTGAAATAAAAAATGCGCGTGTCGCGGCCTGGGCAGCATTTGCCCGCGCCCACCCCGAAGGCTACCTGTTCTGCTTCCGCGGCGGCTTACGCTCCCGGATCAGTCAACAGTGGCTTGCACAGGCGGGAGTCGACTATCCGAGGATATCCGGCGGCTACAAGGCAATGCGCACTTTTCTGATCGAGGAAATCGAGAGTGCCGTGCGCGAGTGCCGGTTTACCATTGTCGGCGGTATGACCGGCACCGGGAAAACCGAAGTGCTGGCACAGCTGGATAACGCGGTAGACCTCGAAGGCCATGCCAATCACCGCGGCTCCAGCTTCGGCAAGAAAGCCACTCCGCAGCCATCGCAAATCGGGTTTGAAAATGCTCTGGCCATCGACTTTCTCAAACGTCGCAACGCCGGGCAACAGCAATTTGTACTGGAGGACGAAAGTCGTCTGATCGGCCGTTGCTCGCTGCCTTTGTCATTGCACCAGGGCATGCGCACCTACCCTCTGGTGTGGCTGGATGATGCACTGGAAAGCCGGATTGAGCGAATTCTGAAAGACTACGTCATCGACCTCTGCGCCGAATTTGTCTCGCTACATGGCGAAGTGGAAGGCCGGCAACTGTTTGCCGTCACCCTGCGCCAGAACCTGGCCAACATTACCAGGCGACTGGGAGGCGAGCGCTTCCGCGAACTGGATTCCATGATGCAGGATGCGTTGAAGCAGCAACTGGCCCACGACACCGTCGATCTTCACCGCCACTGGATCACCGCCCTGCTGCGGGACTACTACGACCCCATGTACGTCTACCAGCTGGCGCAGAAAGGCGATCGCATTGTATTCCGCGGCAATCAGCGGGACGTTGTTGCCTTTCTGCGGGCACAGTACGAAGAAGGCTGA